From the genome of Uranotaenia lowii strain MFRU-FL chromosome 1, ASM2978415v1, whole genome shotgun sequence, one region includes:
- the LOC129748377 gene encoding uncharacterized protein LOC129748377: MCFKSEAVTSEDDVKCGQELQKQQRETGSVCLELQYKKAIVVRLRGVRGSRAPPNLAHHLLGFDLSKELLLTNLQQPGVLPEQLQHILLLDQALEEGQLNSPAQELLIEHG, translated from the exons ATGTGTTTTAAAAGCGAAGCAGTAACCTCGGAGGATGACGTTAAATGTGGTCAGGAACTACAGAAACAGCAGCGCGAAACAGGCTCCGTTTGTTTGGAGCTGCAGTACAAGAAAGCCATCGTCGTCCGGCTGCGGGGTGTTCGCGGCAGCAGAGCACCCCCCAATCTGGCACACCATCTGCTTGGCTTTGACTTGAGCAAAGAACTGCTTCTCACCAATTTGCAGCAACCGGGGGTGCTTCCCGAGCAACTGCAGCATATTTTGCTGCTGGATCAAGCCTTGGAGGAAG gccAACTCAATTCCCCAGCCCAAGAGCTACTAATCGAGCACGGCTGA
- the LOC129737663 gene encoding uncharacterized protein K02A2.6-like: protein MDDDGETGKDPPLREDISEEIFSEEIVSKETLQDHPMYLTDTEDDPSPLPKTLFPQMPFVFGNSTPASTPQANSPVEKDNELPQTAPRRRVYQPESTGPWVVYIRSKTNGKSPNVISIARDLDRSYPSVISYQPMRPHKMRIVFEFDWKPDLQNIISRCCKCMDKLKRYEAEDEPNKEKSATAAVKLLNYKHTVVNDRISRKRDILLPSKRECESVAFIRRNKLMSQLSDQINIIQNSVRGTSRNELVLDSLASNITEFVYEPANQCTFDSWFSRYADLFEKDAAQLDDAAKVRLLLRKLNPAAHERYTSYILPKLSKEFSFDATVTKLKAIFRTPVSTFHRRYQCLQTIKDENEDFISYSCKVNRACVDFKLQELKEDQFKCLIFVCGLKAAKDSDIRMRLLSKINETHDITLEKVVEECKSVLNLKQDTVLIGNQPSPSTCASQAVRTDHQQPKSRKFDERIPSGNPKSPCWACGGMHFSSECNFKAHKCRECNKVGHREGYCACFSSKARPKKHNNNKQRFSKSEQRYNKSVSVGSVTHGRRYTQVEINGVPIELQLDSGSDITIVSEANWAKVGCPPTTPPDCAAKTASGSKLNLTAMFSATISIGGVKKQGKCYVSGAKLNLNVLGSDAMDQFGLWDVPLSSICNLVNSQEEDSDIAELKSAFPDVFSKRMGLCQKTQVHLTLKPDVKPVFKPKRPVAYSMEEVVENELQRLQDLGIITPVSYADWAAPIVVVRKPNRSIRICADFSTGLNNALEPNSHPLPLPEDIFARMANCTIFGHIDLSDAYLQVEVDEESRKLLVINTHKGLFRFNRLSPGIRTAPGEFQHLMDAMLSGLQHTCPYLDDIVIGGRNRKELKQKISLVLQRLQEYGFTVKIEKCRFFMSQIRYLGQLLDAEGIRPDPDKISAITNMPPPHDVPTLRSYLGAINYYGKFIREMRTLRQPLDDLLKKGTSFRWSEECQRSFDRFKVILQSPLLLTHYNPAMDIVVSADASNVGIGARIAHRFPDGSEKAIFHASRSLTPAETAYGQIEKEALALVYAVTKFHRMIYGRHFILQTDHKPLLTIFGSKQGIPAYTANRLQRWALTMLLYDFKIEHVSTDHFGHADILSRLINNHVKPDEDFVIASIQLETSIFTIVDQSVEFLPVTYRVIAKETENDPTLQKVRQHILKGWPENKNNINSELQPFYVRRDSFSIVQRCLMYGERIVIPKTLQQRVLNQLHKGHPGIDRTRSIARNNVYWPNIDDDITNLVRDCKDCASVAKTDKKTSLKSWPIPEKPWQRVHVDFAGPVDSTYFLVLVDSLSKWPEVVATKRITTTATIEILRNIFSRFGMPELLVSDNGTQFTSELFEKFCDTNGILHLKTAPYHPQSNGQAERFVDTFKRTVKKIRAGGEGLQEAIDTFLLCYRSTPCRSAPNAKSPAEILLGKRLRTSLELVLPPSTFGESNFKQNLQFDKKHGARPKHFEVKSKVYAKIHHGNDWSWISGVVLERIGSVLYNVWLPDRQQLVRSHSNQMRSRFDDHEAQLIDHHELVPLDLLLSTWGLAPNASSSDSINPETSQSTVSGVEPVSDTLVELQRGLNSENCPRVPRHRGRTTEVPEAELQRRSTRNRKLPVRYEPYALY, encoded by the exons ATGGATGACGACGGCGAGACGGGCAAAGATCCCCCTTTACGGGAGGATATTTCCGAGgaaattttttccgaggaaattGTTTCCAAAGAAACATTACAAGACCACCCGATGTACCTCACGGACACGGAAGATGACCCTTCTCCTCTCCCAAAGACCCTTTTCCCACAAATGCCTTTTGTGTTTGGAAACTCCACGCCAGCATCAACCCCTCAAGCAAACTCCCCCGTTGAAAAAGATAATGAGTTGCCTCAAACTGCCCCTCGCCGTCGGGTTTACCAACCTGAATCGACGGGACCTTGGGTAGTTTACATCCGGTCCAAAACTAATGGGAAATCACCCAATGTGATTTCAATCGCCCGGGACCTTGATCGTTCTTACCCTTCCGTAATCAGCTACCAGCCGATGAGACCGCACAAGATGcgcattgtt ttCGAGTTTGATTGGAAGCCAGATCTGCAAAACATAATCAGCCGATGTTGCAAGTGCATGGACAAGTTGAAACGATACGAGGCGGAGGATGAACCGAATAAGGAAAAAAGTGCAACCGCTGCAGTCAAGTTACTGAACTATAAACACACTGTCGTCAACGATCGTATTTCCAGAAAACGCGATATTTTGTTGCCGTCGAAACGAGAATGTGAATCAGTTGCCTTTATCCGGAGA AATAAGCTGATGTCACAGCTCTCGGACCAAATCAACATCATCCAGAATTCGGTCCGTGGCACGTCGAGAAATGAGCTAGTGTTGGATTCATTGGCTAGCAACATCACCGAGTTCGTATACGAACCGGCGAATCAGTGCACCTTCGACTCGTGGTTTTCTCGTTACGCGGATCTCTTTGAGAAAGACGCGGCACAATTGGACGATGCCGCCAAAGTACGTCTTCTTCTTCGGAAACTCAACCCAGCTGCTCATGAGCGCTACACGTCATACATCTTGCCGAAACTCTCCAAAGAGTTCTCCTTTGACGCAACTGTCACGAAGCTGAAAGCCATCTTTCGAACACCAGTGTCTACTTTCCATCGTCGATATCAGTGTTTACAAACAATCAAAGACGAAAATGAAGACTTCATCAGTTATTCGTGCAAAGTGAATCGTGCTTGTGTGGACTTTAAACTGCAAGAACTCAAAGAAGATCAGTTTAAGTGCCTAATTTTTGTGTGCGGGTTAAAAGCAGCAAAAGACTCTGATATTCGAATGAGACTGCTGTCGAAGATCAATGAAACACATGATATCACGTTGGAAAAAGTAGTGGAGGAGTGTAAAAGTGTTTTGAACCTGAAACAAGATACAGTGCTAATTGGAAACCAGCCATCCCCCTCCACCTGTGCATCGCAAGCGGTTCGGACGGACCATCAGCAGCCGAAAAGTCGGAAATTCGACGAGCGAATTCCCAGTGGCAATCCGAAATCACCGTGCTGGGCTTGCGGCGGAATGCATTTTTCCAGCGAGTGCAATTTCAAAGCGCATAAGTGTCGGGAGTGCAACAAAGTAGGCCACCGTGAGGGATACTGCGCCTGCTTTTCATCGAAAGCCCGACCGAAgaaacacaacaacaacaaacaacgtTTCAGCAAAAGTGAACAGCGTTACAACAAAAGTGTTTCTGTTGGAAGCGTAACACACGGACGCCGTTACACACAAGTGGAAATCAATGGGGTTCCAATTGAGCTCCAGCTCGATTCAGGTTCCGACATAACAATAGTTTCGGAAGCGAATTGGGCCAAAGTCGGGTGTCCCCCTACAACTCCACCTGATTGCGCAGCCAAAACAGCATCCGGAAGCAAGCTAAATTTAACAGCTATGTTTTCGGCAACCATCAGCATTGGCGGCGTGAAAAAACAGGGCAAGTGCTACGTGAGTGGAGCTAAGCTCAATCTGAATGTGTTGGGGTCAGATGCTATGGATCAGTTCGGCCTTTGGGATGTTCCGCTGTCATCCATCTGCAATCTAGTGAACAGCCAAGAAGAAGACAGTGACATCGCTGAACTTAAATCTGCTTTCCCTGATGTGTTCTCCAAACGTATGGGACTTTGCCAGAAAACACAAGTGCATCTTACCCTGAAACCTGATGTCAAGCCCGTGTTCAAACCAAAAAGGCCTGTTGCATATAGCATGGAAGAAGTAGTGGAAAATGAACTTCAACGTCTCCAGGATCTGGGAATCATTACCCCTGTTTCCTACGCCGATTGGGCTGCGCCCATTGTtgttgttcgaaaaccgaatCGCTCAATTCGGATTTGTGCTGATTTTTCCACCGGTCTTAACAATGCACTAGAGCCCAATAGCCACCCACTACCATTACCCGAGGACATCTTCGCCCGAATGGCAAATTGCACCATCTTCGGGCACATCGATTTGTCCGACGCATACCTTCAGGTGGAGGTGGATGAAGAAAGCCGGAAGCTGCTTGTCATCAACACCCACAAAGGACTGTTCCGGTTCAACCGCCTTTCTCCGGGAATAAGAACTGCTCCCGGTGAATTCCAGCATCTTATGGACGCCATGCTCAGTGGTCTGCAGCACACCTGTCCGTATCTCGATGACATCGTGATTGGCGGACGTAATCGGAAGGAGCTGAAACAGAAAATCTCCCTGGTTCTGCAAAGGTTGCAGGAGTACGGATTTACGGTGAAGATAGAAAAGTGTCGGTTTTTCATGAGTCAGATTCGATATCTGGGTCAGCTTCTGGATGCCGAAGGAATTCGACCGGACCCGGACAAAATTTCTGCGATCACCAACATGCCCCCTCCTCACGACGTCCCCACTCTCAGGTCTTACCTGGGAGCAATTAATTACTATGGGAAATTCATCCGGGAAATGCGCACCTTACGTCAGCCGTTAGACGACCTGCTCAAGAAAGGTACATCGTTTCGATGGTCGGAGGAATGTCAGCGCTCCTTCGATCGTTTTAAGGTTATCCTTCAGTCCCCGCTCTTGCTCACCCATTACAATCCGGCCATGGATATTGTGGTTTCCGCAGACGCTTCGAATGTGGGCATTGGAGCTCGGATTGCGCATAGATTTCCTGATGGTTCCGAGAAAGCAATCTTCCACGCTTCTCGAAGTTTAACTCCCGCCGAAACAGCGTATGGCCAGATTGAAAAAGAGGCTTTGGCCCTGGTTTACGCTGTTACTAAGTTCCACCGTATGATTTATGGAAGACATTTTATTCTTCAAACGGACCATAAACCgcttttaacgatttttgggTCCAAGCAAGGCATTCCGGCTTATACCGCCAACCGTTTGCAACGGTGGGCCCTTACAATGTTGctgtatgattttaaaattgagcaTGTTTCTACTGACCATTTCGGGCATGCTGACATTTTATCTCGCTTGATTAATAACCATGTTAAACCTGACGAAGATTTTGTAATTGCCTCTATACAGCTAGAAACGTCTATCTTCACAATCGTGGATCAGTCGGTTGAGTTTCTGCCGGTCACATACCGAGTGATTGCCAAAGAGACTGAAAACGACCCGACTCTACAGAAGGTGCGGCAACATATCCTCAAAGGCTGGccggaaaacaaaaataacatcaaCTCCGAACTTCAACCTTTCTACGTTCGGCGTGACTCTTTTTCCATTGTTCAACGTTGCCTCATGTACGGAGAAAGAATAGTGATCCCTAAGACGCTCCAGCAGCGTGTGTTGAACCAGCTTCATAAGGGTCACCCAGGAATCGATCGTACTCGGTCCATTGCTCGAAATAACGTGTACTGGCCGAACATCGATGACGACATCACCAACCTAGTACGCGATTGCAAGGATTGCGCGTCAGTGGCCAAAACTGATAAGAAAACATCGCTCAAATCTTGGCCAATTCCGGAAAAGCCCTGGCAGAGAGTACACGTAGACTTTGCAGGCCCCGTCGATAGTACTTACTTCTTAGTGCTTGTCGACTCTCTTTCCAAGTGGCCCGAGGTAGTAGCAACCAAGCGGATTACAACAACGGCCACAATTGAAATTCTCCGCAACATCTTCTCCCGGTTTGGCATGCCGGAACTGCTGGTGTCAGACAATGGCACACAATTCACCAGTGAGCTGTTTGAAAAGTTCTGCGATACAAATGGCATCCTACATCTCAAGACGGCTCCCTACCACCCGCAAAGCAACGGACAAGCCGAAAGGTTTGTCGACACGTTTAAACGCACCGTTAAGAAAATTCGAGCAGGAGGGGAAGGACTTCAAGAAGCTATCGACACCTTTCTGCTCTGCTATCGATCGACACCTTGCCGGAGTGCTCCCAACGCAAAATCACCTGCCGAAATACTACTGGGCAAGCGTCTCAGAACATCGTTGGAGTTAGTTCTCCCGCCCAGTACTTTTGGCGAAAGCAACTTCAAGCAAAATCTGCAGTTCGACAAAAAGCATGGAGCGAGACCAAAGCATTTCGAAGTCAAGAGCAAAGTCTATGCCAAGATCCACCATGGCAATGATTGGAGTTGGATCTCAGGTGTAGTTTTGGAACGAATAGGTAGCGTCCTGTACAACGTGTGGCTCCCCGATCGTCAACAATTGGTTAGATCTCACAGCAACCAAATGCGCAGCCGTTTCGACGATCATGAAGCGCAGCTTATCGATCACCATGAGTTGGTACCATTAGATTTGCTCCTCAGTACGTGGGGCCTAGCACCGAACGCTTCATCGTCAGATTCGATCAATCCGGAAACAAGCCAGTCAACTGTTTCCGGTGTGGAACCAGTCTCCGATACTCTGGTCGAGCTTCAACGTGGGCTAAACAGCGAGAACTGTCCGAGGGTACCAAGACATCGTGGGCGAACTACCGAGGTACCGGAAGCAGAACTACAGCGTCGGTCAACCAGGAACCGGAAACTTCCGGTCCGTTATGAACCCTATGCTCTCTACTAA